In Armatimonadota bacterium, the sequence TCCTGAGCCATGATCAAACTCTCCGTAGAAAGTGTTGACCAAACTACCTACCCGAAGGTAGGATTTGATTCTTTACTCATTTGAACGATCTCTACTTCCTAAGAAGGAGATCAAGACGAGTTGGATTTCAATGTTTTTCGAAATTCAACCGTCAAATCTGACTGTTCTTCTTCTTTATTCCGCTTTCAAAGATCGTTGCGTCCTTAGCTGGGCGCAGGGAATATTGTTCCTCATTTGAACTCTGAGTGTCAACCCTAAAGTTAAAATTTGTGGAAAAAGTCGAATCTTTAGTTCAAATCGAGGCGTCTTGAATCTTTTGCGGGTGTCTTTTCTGGGCCCATTTTGTAAGCGGCCAGAAGTGTCTCGACGTTCCATCCCTCGTGCTTGAGTCCGTAGTAGAGCTGGTCCAAGAGCTCATCCCATGCCCGCGCGCCCTTCGTCGGATTGCTGTAACACGGCACTTGCATGGCTTCCAGCTTGTCGCGGTCGCGCAAGGTCAACAGGTACTGCCCCGCCATAATCGGACCACCATTCAGTGAGGATGGCCCGCCCTTGTTCTGGTTGAATTGGCCCATCAAGCCGGGAAACTCGTGTAAACCGATAGTGGCAAACATCGGCGCAAAATCGATGTCGCCGATCTCAAATTCCCCGGGAAGCGCCTTGATCGCTCCCTTCTTTTCCCGCAGAACTACCCAAAGGAGATGCGCTTCGCGAATTTTTGGTTCATCGATCTTGATGATCAAGGTTCGTCCGTGTCCGTTGTCATGTTCCTCGATTGCAAGCGGCACAGACGACGGAAGATAACGGTCCAAGAAGGCGGCAAATGATTCCCGGGGCAACGTCGCGCCCTGCAACTGAGGCTCGGGGACGAGTTCGGCAAACGACTTCCAATCATGAGCATGCACCGCCTCGCGAATCCTCGCTAGACGCGTCGATGGAATTTCCCTCTTCTTCATGGACAAGACGACAAGGCAGACCACCAGGATCACCCCGAGCCAAAGCCAAAGGCTACGAGCCAGATTTCTCTGCCTTTGCACGAACTTCCTCCAAGAGCTTGCGGTTATCCGCAATGTATTCGTCCCACGTCTTGGCTGGGCTATAAAGATGGTACGGCGTGATCCCCATCTGCATCAGCCGATCTTTCTGATCCTCCACGAACCTTAGCACCGACGATGTCACATCCGATCGCATCGGCGGATACTCCGCGTAAGCCACGCGGTAGAACGTCACATAGAACGACAGCACCACCTGCTTGCCTTGAAAGATGCCGAATCGACGTCCCTCGACCGGCATTTGGAACCAGGCGACGTCGTCCGTATAGTCCAACTGAAGAAAATTGAATCGCCGCCTGCCCCAAGTCGGCTGATACGCCACTTCCTCGTTGGGGATCGGCACCATGGAAGACTCCCACTTGCGCGACACCAAATCGAACTCCCGCCGATCCAAAACCGGCTCGACATAGGTGCGAAGGAACTGGGCTAGCGCCGGCTTCGACGGCGAGCGAGGGTAGTTCTTGTAGGTTAGGTTCTCGACCAGTCGATCCCAGTCCCGATGCTTGAAGGCGTCCTTCGCCACCTCATACTGGCTTCGCGTCGCCTGCTGCTCGTACCCAAACCCGCATGTGGCCGAGATCAGCAGCACGCCGATGGAAAGAAACACCCATTTCCATCGACCTTTCATATGGTCATTGTAACGTTGATTTCAGGCATCAGTTCCCAGGCTTCAGGATTCAGCGAGAATTTAAAGCTGAAGCCTGAAACCCATGCCCTTGCCCTAGCGAAGCGAGCCCTAAGGCGAAGCCGTCGCCCAAGCGCAAAGCGCGTGCCCTCATCCATTCACAAACGACATCGCAAACTCTTCGTACCGAGCGCCCGACGGCGGCTCAATCGAATTCAAGTCCGCCAAGTCTGCTGCCGACAGCACCAGCGAGTCCGCCGCCGCGTTCTCTTCTAGATAAGGAATCCGCTTCGTGCCCGGAATCGTTACCACGTGGTCGCCCTGCGCCAACACCCACGCCAACGCTACTTGACCAAGCGTGGCGTCGTGCCGCGCCGCGACTTCCTTCACCTTCTCCACAATCGCCATGTTGGCAGCAAAGGCCTCGCCGGCGAAGCGGGGATTGCGACGTCGCCAATCGTCCGGGGCAAAGTCGTCCACCGACTGATACTTGCCCGTTAGGAACCCGCGTCCAAGCGGCGAATATGCCACGAAGGTAATCCCAAGCTCGCCCGTCACCGGAATCACGTCCGACACATAGTCGCGTGTCCACAAGGAAAGCTCGCTCTGCACAGCCGCAATCGGATGCACGGCATGCGCCTTTCGAATCGTCTCCGCCGATGCCTCGCTGAGGCCGATATTGAGAATCTTCCCTTCCTTCACTAGCTCCGCCAGCGCGCCAACCGACTCTTCGATCGGCACCATCGGGTCCACCCGGTGCTGATAGTAAAGATCGACGTGATCGACGCCCAAGCGACTCAGGCTGTTGTCGATGCACTTCCGAATGTATTCCGGCGTCCCATCAACGATCCACGGGGCGTTTGCCGCCACCTGGTTTTGGTGGGAGGTCAGCGTTCGGTCGAACACGTTGGCGAACTTTGTCGCCAAGAAAATCTGATCGCGAACCTGACTGACCCGATGCGACAAAAGCTTTTCGTTCTCGCCCGCGCCGTACAGGTCGGCGGTATCCCAGTGATTTACGCCCAATTCCAATGCCCGGTCGAGGACCTTCAGGTTGTCGTCCAACTCGCCGCCAGGCCCGTAGGCCCAGCTCATCCCCATGCATCCCAAGCCGATGCGGCCAAACGACTGCGAACCAATCACATGTTGCTTCATGGACTACTTCTACTCCGTCATTCATCCCATAGTCGCCGCCATTTGGATTCCTTAATCGACGCTCCTTTGTTCGCCCCGATAGGACCATCCTGGACACACTGTGAACCGGACGCTTTTGCTGAAGCCTCAATCCTGAATCCTGACGCCTATTTGAGCTATCCTCTTATCCGTGCGCGTCCAACGCATCCTGTTCTCCCTGGCGACCTTTGTAGGGTCGGCGTTGCTCTTTCTCGTGCAACCCATGGCGGCCAAGATGCTCCTCCCGATTTTCGGCGGGTCGCCCGCCGTCTGGACCTCCGCAATGCTCTTCTTCCAGGTCGCGCTCCTGGCCGGATACGCGTACGCGCACTATTCCAATCGGCACCTCGGTCCCAAGCACCAGCGCTACCTGCACCTCGTCCTGCTCATCCTGGCCGGATTAACCCTGCCTGTCAGCCGTCACAGCCCCGTCTTCAAAGCGTTCGAAGAGAAGGCCATCGGCTCGGCCCAACCCGCTCCCCTGGTCTTCGCCCTCTTGCTTCTTTCCGTCGGGGCCGGATACTTCGTGGTCTCCAGCGGCGCACCTGTCCTCCAACGTTGGTTCGCCACCACCGACGATCCAAACGCCAAGGACCCGTACTTCATGTACGCCCTCAGCAACGCGGGCTCGATGATCGGCCTCTTTGCCTACCCTTTCTACTTCGAACCGCGATTTGGCCTCACAGACCAAGCCAAAATTTGGCGTGACGGCTTCGTCGTGCTCGTCGCGCTCTTCGCCATCAGCGCGTTCTTCGTCAAGCATCGCAAGCCCGAGGATCCCGTCGTCGAATCTGAAGCCGAACCCGAGCGCCCGGTCACCTGGGAACAGCGCCGTCGCTGGGTTTTCTACGCGGCCATCCCGTCTTCCCTGCTCCTCGGCGCAACCTCCTACATCTCCAGCAACATCGCACCCGTTCCGCTCATCTGGGTCGTGCCGCTGGCCACCTACCTGCTGACGTTCATCCTCGCCTTCGCCTCAAAGCCACTCCTGAACGCCCGGCTCATCGCCCGGTTTCTCCCCATTCTGGTCGTTCCGCTCGCGTTTACCCAATGCATCGAGGCCACCGAGCCGCTGGTGCTCCTCGCCTCGTTCCACGTCATCGTCCTGCTTGCGACCGGCTGGATGTGCCACTCCCTGCTTGCCGAACAGCGTCCCTCTGCCCACCACCTTACCGAGTTCTATCTTTGGCTCTCTGTAGGCGGCGCGCTGGGCGGGCTATTCAATTCTCTGATCGCCCCCCACATCTTCGTCACCTACGCCGAATACCCGCTGGCGATCGTCCTTGCATGTCTGATTCGTCCCCAGACCAAGCAGTACACCCAAGACTGGGCTTGGCTGGCCTCCATCGCCGGAATTACTCTGGTGGCCATGCTCACCTTCCGCGGGCTGTTGCCACCCGGCCAGCTTCGCGCTGGACTCGCCATTGGCATTCCCCTTGTCGCCGTCTTCGCCGCCATGGACCGCGTCAAGGTCTTCGCGGCTGGGCTCGGACTCGTGTTCTTCTTCGTCAACGTCTTTGAGATCGCCGCGCCGGGGCGCATCCTCGCCACCAAGCGCTCCTTCTTTGGCGTTCATCGCGTGCTTCAAAACAAGGATTACCTCTCGCTCGTCCACGGTAATACCACGCACGGAAGACAATCGACTCATCCCGACCTTCGGGACATGCCGCTGACCTACTATCATCCCACCGGTCCGATTGGCCAAATCTTTACCCAATCTCCGTTTATCCAGGGTGTACACCACATCGGCTTGGTGGGACTCGGCGTCGGATCACTCGCCGCTTACGGTCGCCCAGACGAGGAGATGACCTACTTCGAAATCGATCCCGAAGTACTCTATCTCGCCCGAGATTCTGGCTTTTTCACCTTCCTCAAAGACTCCAAGGCGCGAATGAAGTACGTCCTTGGAGATGCACGCTTGACCCTCTCGCAGGAACCGGATCAGTCCTACGACTTCCTCGTCCTCGACGCCTTCAGTAGCGATGCGATTCCTACGCACCTGCTCACGCAGGAGGCCTTCGAGATGTACAACCGCAAGGTTGCCCCGGGCGGCATGATCGCCCTGCACATCTCCAACCGCTACCTCGACCTCGCTCCGGTGGTCGCCCTCACCGCCCGCAAGGCGCACCTGTGGGCCTATGAGCAAGTCGATGCGCCAAGCCCAGAAGAGGCCAAACAAGGCAAAACGCAATCCCACTGGGTCATCTTAGTCCGCGACCCTGGCGACCGCGATCGTCTGTGGAAGCCGATGTACTGGAACGACATCGACATCGGTCCCGAGGTCAAGCCGTGGACCGACGAATACGTTAACGTGCTCGGCGCCTATAACCCCGAGCAATAGGCCCACATTTTGTGTTATTACATAGAGTGTGAAAAGGCGCGGCAACTGGATTTTCGGGGGTATCTTGGCGGGTCTGGTTTTGGCCGCCATCGCCCTCTTCTTTCCCAGCCGCCGCCAAATCCGAGAAGACGAACTCCGCCAAGAGTTCTCCCGGATGTCGACGATTGAGATGGCCACCGACCAAGATTTTGCTCAACTGCAAAGCGCCGCTTCGTTCACAATTCCCGCCAGCAAAGACAAACGCGGTGATCTGTACCTGTTCGTTCCCTCGCTCAACACGAACATTTCTCTCCTCAGCCACCCCGCAAGCAATCCGTTTGTGAGCCACAACTTCACCCACGTCGATATTCACGTCATTCCCGTCGAAATGAAGGAGTCGCCAGTTTCCAATCTCGCGGTAAAGCTCGCGCTTCGGCACAATGGCTCGGGAGCCAGCATGATTCTGGACCAAGCCGTTTCCCGCCAAACGGCGGCCCTACCCAAGCTCCTCGACGCCTGGAACGCATTGCCGCCCGACGAGCAGGCGAGCCTCACCACGGCGGTGAAAAAGAATCAGGAATTGCAGGCGAAGATGGGAGCGACCGAGGCGATCGTTCGCTATCGAAACATCTCGCTCAAATCCAAAATGTGGAGTAGTCTCCTCAACCCGTTCCTGACCCTCGACCGCTTCTACAACTAGCTTGGCGGGTAACCTAGACTTTGCGTGGAGCCTATTCGGCGAATCCTTTCCAATCGGCGAGTTTTCATCACCCTGGTCATCTTCCAGGTCGTGGGCGTCTTCGCGCTCACCTCTGTTTCGGTCTTCCCAAAAACCAAAATCGGCGTGCAGTGCCCGACTGCGGCTGTGCAAGTCATCCGTGACACCGTCGTCGAGCGTACAAACTCCGGTCAACTCGAAACCGAAACCATTCTTCGCGCGCCCCGCCCCGGCGACAAAGACTTTAAGCAATGCTGCTGCGCCGAGAAGCGTGCCGGTAAGGAGCAATTGGCCAAAGAATCTGGCTCCGAAGGTCAGCGTCTGACATTGATCGCCACCGCATCTCCAACGATCTCCTTCAGTCCTCGTCTCATCATCGGTCATAAGCCGATTCGGTTGCCGTCTAATCTCGATGGCCGCCGCCCCGAACCCCAAGTTCCACCCCCAAACGTCATCTGAAACCTATCATCGCTCCCTAACCCCGAGGCCACAGAATGGTGTCGGGTTGATGCCCGTTTTCAGATGAATTCATGAACAAACAAATCACAAGATTGTCTCTCGTCGCTTCGGCGGCCCTTGCCACCGCTTCCGCCAGTGCCTGTTCGGTCTGCATTGCCCACGCAATCGGCGCGGGGCTCCAAGCCATCGGTGCTCAAGTTCTCGAAAAGAACCACATGATCGTTGGAATCTCCTACGAGAGTTTTTCCAAGTCGCAAGACGGCAAAACGCCGGGCACGACCGAAAAGCACAATCAGACCCAGATGTCCATCGATCTGCTCAAAGGTCTGAACGACCAGGTCATGCTCCGCGCCAGTATTCCCTACGTCTACAAACGCCTCTCGGCAACGGGCGAAAGCCCAATCGACACCCAGGGCCTTGGCGACATAACCCTTGGCGCGACCTACCAGATCAAGCCAAAAACTAATCAAAAGGTCCTCCTGGGGACCACCCTCGACCTGAAGCTCCCCACCGGTAAGAACAATCTCACCGACATCAACGGCGACCGCATGGACGAGCACACCCAACTCGGCACCGGCTCGACCGACGTGTCTCTTGGACTTCTCGCCACGATGGAAGGTGGAGAGTCGAACCTTTGGTTCGCCGGCCTCACCAGCCGCTGGAACGGGCGAAATGGCACCGGCTATCACTACGGCAACACCGTGTTCTACAACGTCGGCATGTCGCACACCCTTAGCGCCGACTCCAGTGTGGTATTGGAGTTCAACGGACGCATGGCCGCCCGCGACCGCATGGAAGATGGAACCCTCGACGGCGATAGCGGCGGTCACTTTGGTTACCTTTCGGTGAGCTACCGCCGAGCGCTTGGCCAAAACACCGGCCTCATCGCCTCTTACCAAATCCCGGTCGTCCGTCAGCTCAACGGCTCGCAAACCGAGACCGGTTTGCTGACCATCGGCGTCTTCACCAAAGTCTGATTACTTGCCCAAAAGCCGATCCAAGGTCGGCTTCAAAGCCTTCGCCCAGATGGCGTATCCATCGGCATTTGGGTGAAGGTAGTCGGGCATAATGGTGGGGTGCAGGACGCCGTACTCATCGAGAAACTTCGCGCCGATATCCAAATAGATCGCATGCTTTTGCCGCGCAATCGGCTCTAACAGAAGGTTGGTCGCATCGACCTTGCGTCGTTGCCAGTTGTCGGGATTTGGACTGCGTGGGAATATCGCATGAAGAACGATCTTGGCCTGACGCTGATGCACTCGAAGCCAATCGAGGATCGCCGAAACGCCTTCCGCAATCTGCTCCGGCGAGTTGCTTCCGATGTTGTTGGTGCCGATCATCACGACCACGACCTTGGGCTGAACGCCGTCCATCTCGCCGTTATCCAATCGCCACAACACGTGCTGGGTGCGGTCGCCGCTGAACCCGAGGTTAACCGGATGGTATTTGCCGAAGAACTTGTCCCAGCTATCCTTGCCTCGGTTGTTGAAGCTCTCACCCGTTTGCGGGTCACCGCCAAAGGCGTGGGTGATCGAATCGCCGATGAAAACGAGATCGCTATTCCCTTGCTTCACTCTGGCGATGACCGCATCGTGTCGCTTCCGCCACCAATCGTCCGGGCGAGGAACGGGCACAATGGCGTCATTGGCGAGTCGAGCGGTCAGCAATGCGGCGACGAGCATAGATGCGTTTTACCCCTTCTGCCACTTCTTCCAGAAATATCAAGGCTCGGATAGAAGGACCAAATTCGGCTCGCGCCTCCCCTCTCCCATTTCTTGAAATGGGAGAGGGGCCGGGGGTGAGGGCTAGAGCATTCCTAATTCCAAAACACTAGGAGTGAGGGTTCAAAACCGAAAGCGCCCAGAACGCTCTTCGCACAAACGAATCAACTCCTCAATGTGATTCTTATACGGCGTGCCAGGTTCAAGCTCAAAGAACTCGATATTAGGAATGCGAAATGTCGCGATGCCTAACTTCTCAAGATACTGGTCACGAATGAAATCCCGAGCCGCGTCATGCTGTTCGCCATCCATTTCTAAGCAAACCTTAGCTTCCGCGCAGTAGAAATCAAGCCGATAGGGACCAATCGGCACTTCCCGTTTGAATTTGAATCCGATCCGACCACCGCGGACAATTTCCCAAACGATATCCTCTGCTACTGATGGCGATTTTCGGGCGACCCGAGCCCGGGCCACCTGTGCTTTTGTTCGCTTCGGCCTCGCTCGTCCTGCCATCGCCCTCATCCCCTAACCCCTTCTCCCATTTTTCCAAAATAGGAGAAGGGGGAAAACTACTTAGACGCCGACGCGAAGCCTTCGAGGAAGTTTTCGCCCATGAGCTTCTTCACGATGCCGATCTGGTTCACTGCGTACTTACGGGCCCGAGGAGCAAGGAAGCGACAGTCGATGGGCTCGTACGTGAACTTGGTTCCCGTCGGTGTCCAAGTCGCCATCGAGGTTTTCAGCCAATCCGAGTCGTTGCGCTCCGGCGTATCCATCTTAAAGTGCGCGCCGCGGCTCTCGTCGCGCTGAATCGCGCCATCCACAATCGCCTTCGACTGCTCAATCATGTTAATGACTGCGCGAGAGAACGGCACCGCCTGGTTGGTCCAACCGCTGTCGTCCACCAGGTTGCATTGTCGGGCTCGCTGGGCGAGCGAGTCGAGATTGGCCCGAGCCGCCTCCAGGTCCTTCTGCACGCGCCAAATGCCGCAGTTGTTCCACATCGTCTCCGCCAGTTCGGCATGAAGTCGATAGGGGTTCTCGTTGCCATTGTTCTTGCGCAGACCGTCGTACTGGTCCTGCTTCTCCTTGCGCGCGTCCTCAAGGACTGAGCTATTCAAGCCGTCCGCCGACACATCGCCTTTCGCAAAGTAAGCCAAGATGCCTTCGGACGCGATCTCACCACCGACCAGGCAGGAGAGGAGCGCGTTCGCGCCCAGGCGATTCGCGCCGTGGTACTGGAAGTCGCATTCGCCGGCAGCGTACAGCCCCGGAATATTGGTCATCTGGTTGCGCGGGCTATCCACATCCCATGTGCCGTCGCCATTGGTTTCGTAATCCACCCATAGGCCGCCCATCGTGTAGTGGACCGCCGGGTAAATTCGCATCGGATTCTCGATTGGGTCCTCACGCATGAACTTCTCGTAGATTTCGAGAACTCCTTCCAGCTTGTCGTTGATCTGGTCGCGAGTGTAAGGCCCACCCCGCTCCGTATTAAGCTGAGTGATGTCCAGATAAGCCTGCTGGCGACCCTGAACACCCTTGCCCATTCGGCAAACGCAGTAGATGATAAAGCTGACGATGTCGCGGCTGAGCAGATTGCCGTACTTAGGGTCCAACTCTTCGCACACATACCATCGGTCGGCTTCAGGAATGTCGGTCGCGCGTCGCTTGTCTACCGGGTCGCGCGGAACCCAAACGCGTCCACCTTCGCCACGTACCGACTCCGAAATCAGGCGGCACTTGTCTTCGCCGGGAATCGCCGTCGGGTGAATCTGGACCATCTCCGGATTACCGTAGATTGCGCCCTGCTGGTAGCAAATCGAAACCGCCGCACCGGTGTTGATGATCGAATTGGTCGATCGGCCAAAGATCAGACCGTTGCCGCCCGTCGCCATCACGACCGCGTCGGCCGCAAACGCCTCGATCTCCATGCTCCGCAGGTTCTGAGCGGTAATGCCGCGGCATCGACCCTCTGAGTCCTTCACGATGCCGAGGAACTCGTACCCCTCGTACTTCTCGACCTGGTTGATCGTCTCCCAGCGGCGAACCTGCTCGTCCAACGCATACAGAAGCTGTTGCCCGGTAGTCGCACCGGCGTAAGCCGTTCGGTGCTTCAGCGTTCCGCCAAATCGGCGGAACGACAGCAGACCCTCGTGGGTTCGATTGAACGGAACACCCATGCGGTCCAGCAGGTAGATGATCGCCGGAGCCCGCTCGGCCATGCGCATAACCGGAGGCTGGTGGTTCAGAAAGTCGCCACCGGTGATGGTGTCTTCAAAATGGAGATAAGGGGAGTCGCCTTCGCCGCGAAGGTTCACCGCGCCGTTGATGCCGCCCTGGGCGCATACCGAGTGAGATCGCTTGACGGGCACGATGCTAAAAATCTTGACCTTGTGCCCCGCCTCGGCCAACTTCATCGAGGCCATCAGTCCGGCTAATCCGCCGCCAACTACGACAACGGTACGTTGTGCTGCCATTTCAGTCCTTTATTCTACGCAGTTTGGCACGACGAAAGCTGGGGCCAGACCCCCTGTCGGCAATAGTTTCCACAGTCCTCGTGTCTACTGCGGACGGATGCTCGCGCTCGTCACCCATACGGGCCCCTTCAGGATTGCCTTGTCGCTTCCCTTCGTCCAGTCGCCGATGTGCAGTTCGCTGGTCCAAACCTTCACCGATCCCAGCGGAGACAGTTCGCGCGTCGTGCAGTACGCATACGCCGGACGCATCGGCCAAAAATCGAACCCGTTCGCCGTGTCAAAGATCGTCTTCGGCTCCTTCCCACGCTCGAACAGCATCACCCCATTCACGTCGCCGGTCGTCGAATCATGGTCGCCAATGAACACCCACAGCTTCGATCCCGAATCCGTGGTTCGTGCCCGCAACGCCATCCAGTCGCAGTTTGCCGCCTTGCCGTTCGACCAATACTCAAAGGGCGCAAGGCACGTTAGCTTCAGCCGATGCTCGGGACTGCTGGGGTTGGGCAGGTCGGTCGCAATCGCCTCGGAAAGAACGATGTCGTCCTTCGAAGGCGGCTCTTGAAATGGCATGAGCGCAACCGTCGTCGGGTCGATCGTCATCACGCCCTTCGAGCGGTCATAGTCTTCGACAATCTCGGGCACGCCCGGCTCCGCCATCTTCCAACGCGACTCCACAAAGCCAAGGTTAATCGCTTTCCGCACCAGGGTCGGCTTCCACGGCGACAGTTTGCTGGTGTAGAGCCCAGAATCCGTAAACCATGCCAGCCGATCCGTTCCCACCCATTGCACAAAGTTGGGCGTTTCTGGGGTTCGAAGGAGCTTTCGGTCACTGCCATCCAGGTTCGAAACGTAAAGCTCGAACCGGCTCTTTTCCTTCCCCGGCTTGTATAGGCGGGCGATGAAAGCCAGCGTCGGCTGGGCAGCGGCAAGAACGAAGGAAGCTGTCGCGAGAACCATAACGTATCCAACAGTCTACGACGTCCAGGCGTTGCACTCAGTTTTGTCGTAGGCCCTCCCCTGCCCCGTTTTCGACCCGAAAAGATAAGATTTTCACGCATCGAAAAATCTCTTCCCCAACGGCGAAACAAAGGCTTTTCGGAGTGGCTAAACTGGGAGCGATATGGACCAAGTTCGGTTTGGACTCATCGGCGTTGGTGGGTTCGCAAGGTATCGAGTAGGCAATCTACTCAAGGTCAAAGGTGCCACGGTAACGGCGATGGCCGATACGAGCGCGGACAACATCGCGCGCATGAAGGAGACGCACCCCGCCACCGCAGGAGCAAAGGAGTTCGCCGACTATCATGACCTTCTCGCCCAAGACGATGTGGACGCGGTCATGATCATGACCCCTCACACCCAGCACGTCACCCAGATTCTGGATTCGCTGGCCGCGGGCAAGCACACGTGCGTCGAGAAGCCGATGGTCACCACCGTCGACGACGCCCACAAAGTCATCGCCGCTCGCGACAAGGCCGGAAAAGTCGGCATGGTCAGCTATCAGCGGCACTTCGAGCCGGTCTATCGCAAGATCAAGTCGATGATCGAAAGCGGTGAGGCGGGCGACATCCAGTTTATCGCGGGCCTGAGTTGCCAGGAATGGAAGGTCGGCACCAAGGGCACTTGGCGGCAGGATCCGGGCCTCAGCGGCGGCGGACAATTGAACGACACCGGTTCGCACTTCGTTGATGTCATCCTCTGGTCAACCGGCCTCGAAGCCGAAACCGTCAGCGCCATCGGCGACAACCGAGGCACGCTCGTCGATATCGACTCGGCCCTCGCCATCCGGTTCAAGGGCGGCGCCGTCGGCACCATCTCGGTCGTAGGCGACTCGACCAACTGGCACGAGGACATGACGGTCATGGGCACCAAGCTCGGCTTCTTCGTCCGCGCGGGCAAGCTGACCGTCCGCAACCTGGCCAAAGACCAGATTGTGTACGAATCGATGTCTGGCGGCACCACCCCCGACCAGCACTTCTTCGACTGCATCACCAAAGGCATCCCTTGCGAGTCCCCGTTCGAATGTGGTCTCGAAGTCATCCGCCTCACCGAAGCAGCCTGGAAGTCCATGGAGAAGGGCGGCGCACCGGTCAAAGTCGCCGACCTGGGTTAAGTCCAAAGCTATATCCTTCCCAAAGATTGGGAAGGTGGCACGTCAGTGACGAAAGGGATGGTTCCGTCTTAGAGGAATCATCCCTTTTTTCAGTGGAAGCAGGCACGGGTACGATCTCGCGCCTCTACAGAGGCCGAGGAGCGAAGCGGAATCGGGGCGACCCCCGACATTATTGCGGCAATCTAGCCTGACCTATTTAATCATTACAGACCGGCTCAACACAAAAACCGAAACCTTTACAAAAATGTCACAATGGACCAGTACAGCCATGCAGGTCCCTTTTTATGATATTCAGGCGCAGTACACCGATCTCGCGTCTGAAATCGACCAAGTTGTCCACGATGTAATCTCTTCCGGAAACTACGTCCTCGGCAACCACAACCGAGCGTTCGAAGAGGAATTCGCTCGCCTGCACCAGGTCAATCACGCCATCGCCGTCCATAGCGGCACCGATGCCCTCCGAATCATGATGGATGCGGCCGAGATCGGCCCCGGCGACGAGGTCATCACCACCGCCTTCACCTTCGTGGCCAGCGTCGAAACCATCGTCCAAACCGGCGCGACGCCGGTGTTCGTGGACATCGATCCCGCCACCTTCATGATGGACCCGGCCAAGATCGAGGCCGCCATCACTCCTAAGA encodes:
- the sdhA gene encoding succinate dehydrogenase flavoprotein subunit, yielding MAAQRTVVVVGGGLAGLMASMKLAEAGHKVKIFSIVPVKRSHSVCAQGGINGAVNLRGEGDSPYLHFEDTITGGDFLNHQPPVMRMAERAPAIIYLLDRMGVPFNRTHEGLLSFRRFGGTLKHRTAYAGATTGQQLLYALDEQVRRWETINQVEKYEGYEFLGIVKDSEGRCRGITAQNLRSMEIEAFAADAVVMATGGNGLIFGRSTNSIINTGAAVSICYQQGAIYGNPEMVQIHPTAIPGEDKCRLISESVRGEGGRVWVPRDPVDKRRATDIPEADRWYVCEELDPKYGNLLSRDIVSFIIYCVCRMGKGVQGRQQAYLDITQLNTERGGPYTRDQINDKLEGVLEIYEKFMREDPIENPMRIYPAVHYTMGGLWVDYETNGDGTWDVDSPRNQMTNIPGLYAAGECDFQYHGANRLGANALLSCLVGGEIASEGILAYFAKGDVSADGLNSSVLEDARKEKQDQYDGLRKNNGNENPYRLHAELAETMWNNCGIWRVQKDLEAARANLDSLAQRARQCNLVDDSGWTNQAVPFSRAVINMIEQSKAIVDGAIQRDESRGAHFKMDTPERNDSDWLKTSMATWTPTGTKFTYEPIDCRFLAPRARKYAVNQIGIVKKLMGENFLEGFASASK
- a CDS encoding aldo/keto reductase, which codes for MKQHVIGSQSFGRIGLGCMGMSWAYGPGGELDDNLKVLDRALELGVNHWDTADLYGAGENEKLLSHRVSQVRDQIFLATKFANVFDRTLTSHQNQVAANAPWIVDGTPEYIRKCIDNSLSRLGVDHVDLYYQHRVDPMVPIEESVGALAELVKEGKILNIGLSEASAETIRKAHAVHPIAAVQSELSLWTRDYVSDVIPVTGELGITFVAYSPLGRGFLTGKYQSVDDFAPDDWRRRNPRFAGEAFAANMAIVEKVKEVAARHDATLGQVALAWVLAQGDHVVTIPGTKRIPYLEENAAADSLVLSAADLADLNSIEPPSGARYEEFAMSFVNG
- a CDS encoding GDSL family lipase, producing the protein MLVAALLTARLANDAIVPVPRPDDWWRKRHDAVIARVKQGNSDLVFIGDSITHAFGGDPQTGESFNNRGKDSWDKFFGKYHPVNLGFSGDRTQHVLWRLDNGEMDGVQPKVVVVMIGTNNIGSNSPEQIAEGVSAILDWLRVHQRQAKIVLHAIFPRSPNPDNWQRRKVDATNLLLEPIARQKHAIYLDIGAKFLDEYGVLHPTIMPDYLHPNADGYAIWAKALKPTLDRLLGK
- a CDS encoding DUF559 domain-containing protein, whose product is MRAMAGRARPKRTKAQVARARVARKSPSVAEDIVWEIVRGGRIGFKFKREVPIGPYRLDFYCAEAKVCLEMDGEQHDAARDFIRDQYLEKLGIATFRIPNIEFFELEPGTPYKNHIEELIRLCEERSGRFRF